A genomic window from Arthrobacter globiformis includes:
- a CDS encoding MATE family efflux transporter, whose amino-acid sequence MPESHGREILRLAVPAFGALIAEPLFLLADSAIVGHLGVAQLAGVGLASAVLHTAVGLMVFLAYSTTPAVARAVGDGQLGRALAAGRDGVWLALLLGTALALAGFLAAEPLIGLMGPSPEIRTFAVDYLRWSMPGLVAMLLIFAGTGVLRGLQDTRTPLVVATAGFALNIVLNLVLVYGLGLSVVGSAMGTSIAQWAMAAVYLLMVQRNARHQGVSLLPDWHGIRAMTKVGSWLMLRTLSLRTAILATVLVVTAQGAVNLAAHQLAMTVFTFLAFALDALAIAAQALIGKELGASNPGKARILTRTMIRWGTGFGVATGVLLALAAPFTGALFTPDTGVQSVLTAALWVLAASQPLAGYVFVLDGVLIGAGDAKYLAIAGVVNLAVYLPLLLAVPLAGADGAAALVWVWVAFSLGYMCARAVTLGLRARTDRWMVLGS is encoded by the coding sequence ATGCCTGAGAGCCACGGCCGTGAAATCCTCCGGCTTGCCGTTCCCGCCTTTGGCGCGCTGATCGCCGAACCGCTCTTTCTGCTTGCCGATTCGGCCATCGTGGGGCACCTTGGCGTGGCCCAGCTGGCCGGCGTCGGACTGGCCTCGGCGGTGCTGCACACCGCGGTGGGGCTGATGGTTTTCCTGGCCTACTCCACCACTCCTGCCGTGGCGCGGGCGGTAGGGGACGGCCAGCTGGGCAGGGCGCTGGCCGCCGGGCGCGACGGCGTCTGGCTCGCCCTGCTGCTCGGGACCGCGCTGGCGCTGGCAGGGTTCCTCGCCGCGGAGCCGCTGATCGGGCTCATGGGGCCGAGCCCGGAGATCCGCACGTTCGCCGTGGACTATCTGCGCTGGTCCATGCCCGGGCTGGTCGCGATGCTGCTCATCTTCGCCGGCACGGGCGTGCTGAGGGGACTGCAGGACACCCGCACCCCGTTAGTAGTGGCAACGGCGGGATTCGCGCTGAACATCGTGCTGAACCTGGTGCTGGTTTACGGACTCGGGCTGTCCGTGGTTGGATCTGCAATGGGAACCAGCATCGCGCAGTGGGCCATGGCCGCGGTGTATCTGTTGATGGTGCAGCGCAACGCCCGTCATCAGGGCGTCAGCCTGCTTCCCGACTGGCATGGGATCCGGGCCATGACCAAGGTGGGCTCGTGGCTGATGCTGCGGACCCTGAGCCTGCGCACCGCCATCCTCGCCACCGTCCTCGTGGTGACGGCCCAGGGAGCCGTGAACCTGGCCGCACACCAGCTGGCCATGACGGTCTTCACGTTCCTCGCCTTCGCACTGGACGCCCTGGCCATCGCCGCGCAGGCGCTGATCGGCAAGGAGCTGGGCGCCTCCAACCCCGGCAAAGCCCGGATCCTGACCCGGACCATGATCCGCTGGGGCACCGGCTTCGGTGTGGCCACCGGCGTGCTGCTCGCTCTGGCAGCCCCGTTCACCGGCGCCCTCTTCACGCCCGACACCGGCGTCCAGTCGGTGCTGACCGCGGCCTTGTGGGTTCTGGCCGCGAGCCAGCCGCTCGCCGGATACGTGTTCGTCCTCGACGGGGTGCTGATCGGGGCCGGCGACGCGAAGTATCTGGCGATTGCCGGCGTCGTAAATCTCGCGGTGTACCTTCCGCTGCTGCTGGCGGTGCCGCTGGCCGGGGCCGACGGCGCGGCGGCCCTGGTTTGGGTGTGGGTGGCCTTTTCGCTGGGCTACATGTGCGCCCGGGCCGTGACCCTGGGACTGCGGGCCAGGACGGACCGCTGGATGGTGCTCGGCTCCTAG
- a CDS encoding acyl-CoA thioesterase, with product MSKTAANSVTLRFLAAPMDVGHSGSVDAGTVLEWVDKAAYAAAVGWAKSYCVTAYVGNIHFADPVNIGDMVEVTATIVYTGRSSMHIRTVVSSGDPKGGPATMRSQCMVIFVAVGEDGKPVPVKQFEPVTAEELEQRDHALARIEIREQIVEAMSAQEYTDAGTAERVVLRFMAAPTDVNWGGKVHGGIVMKWIDEAAYVCASRYCGRDTVAVFSGGVRFYRPLLIGHVVEVEARLVYTGTKGMHVAVHVRSGDPKGREMNLTTYCLTVMVARDAEGTSVPIPAWTPVSEEDKRLHAHARELLEIRAAAPGNRLPNHLLQSQRH from the coding sequence ATGAGCAAGACTGCTGCCAACTCAGTAACCCTTCGCTTCCTTGCCGCCCCCATGGACGTGGGCCACAGCGGATCCGTCGACGCCGGCACGGTGCTCGAGTGGGTGGACAAGGCGGCATATGCGGCCGCCGTCGGCTGGGCCAAGTCCTACTGCGTCACCGCCTACGTGGGGAACATCCACTTTGCCGACCCGGTGAACATTGGCGACATGGTTGAGGTCACGGCCACCATCGTCTACACCGGACGCTCCTCCATGCATATCCGGACGGTGGTTTCTTCCGGGGACCCCAAGGGCGGGCCGGCCACCATGCGCAGCCAGTGCATGGTGATCTTTGTGGCGGTTGGCGAGGACGGAAAACCCGTCCCGGTTAAGCAGTTCGAGCCGGTAACGGCGGAGGAACTGGAACAGCGGGACCACGCCCTGGCACGGATCGAGATCCGCGAGCAGATCGTCGAAGCCATGAGCGCCCAGGAATATACAGATGCCGGCACCGCCGAGCGCGTCGTCCTGCGGTTCATGGCAGCGCCCACCGACGTGAACTGGGGCGGAAAAGTCCATGGCGGCATCGTCATGAAATGGATCGACGAAGCCGCGTATGTTTGCGCCTCACGCTACTGCGGCCGGGACACGGTGGCAGTCTTCTCCGGCGGCGTGCGCTTCTACCGGCCGCTGCTGATTGGCCACGTGGTGGAGGTGGAGGCACGGCTGGTCTACACGGGCACCAAGGGCATGCACGTTGCCGTACATGTCCGGTCCGGGGACCCCAAGGGCCGTGAAATGAACCTGACCACCTACTGCCTCACCGTGATGGTCGCCCGCGACGCCGAGGGCACCTCGGTCCCCATCCCTGCATGGACCCCCGTGTCCGAGGAGGACAAGCGGCTTCATGCCCACGCTCGGGAGCTCCTGGAAATCCGGGCAGCAGCCCCGGGGAACAGGCTGCCCAACCATCTGCTGCAGTCGCAACGGCACTAG
- a CDS encoding DoxX family protein yields the protein MNQPTQTTTALTILRVIAGFLFAAHGWQKFNEFTIAGTQASFAKMGVPAAEVAAPIVATLELVGGIALILGVLTRVFAALLALDMLGALFLVHASAGVFVANGGYELVLLLAAGAAAIALAGAGRISADAALFGRSDSKLKVLA from the coding sequence ATGAACCAGCCCACCCAGACCACCACAGCCCTGACGATCCTGCGAGTGATCGCGGGATTCCTCTTCGCCGCGCACGGCTGGCAGAAGTTCAACGAATTCACCATCGCCGGCACGCAGGCATCCTTCGCCAAGATGGGGGTCCCGGCCGCTGAGGTCGCCGCCCCGATCGTCGCCACGCTGGAACTGGTGGGCGGCATCGCCCTCATCCTCGGCGTGCTGACCCGCGTCTTCGCCGCCCTGCTCGCCCTGGACATGCTTGGCGCCCTCTTCCTGGTTCACGCTTCGGCCGGAGTTTTCGTGGCCAACGGCGGCTACGAGCTGGTTCTCCTGCTTGCAGCCGGGGCAGCGGCCATCGCCCTTGCCGGAGCCGGCCGCATCTCGGCGGACGCAGCCCTGTTCGGCCGCAGCGATTCAAAGCTCAAGGTTCTCGCGTAA
- the aztD gene encoding zinc metallochaperone AztD — protein MASLKGPLAAPVAAACGAVLLLSGCAAGPAQSAAESSASPSPLEGTAEPTELRAPEPRLVFTYAGGVGVLDAATLKPAGDVAMEGYNRISPAGDGRHVLVAAGDSFRVLDAGTWTEQHGDHGHSYAAQPALTDHAFGASKPGHVVRHAGRTVLFSDGSGKVESFESAALGALADDGLPETATYTAPEAHHGVAVELDDGKLLVTVGDENARSAVALLGQAAGQDRKEILRSPNCPGVHGEAVAGESTVIFGCEDGMLIFKDGKFAKVSSPDAYGRMGNQAGSPASPVVLGDYKVDKEAVPERPTRISLVNTDTKVLKLVELGTSYSFRSLGRGPAGKALVLGTDGALHVLNPLTGATESTIPVVPAWQEPEAWQDPRPTLYVQGSMAYVTEPATRKLHAVDLKAGKIVRTATLAHTPDELTGVTG, from the coding sequence GTGGCGTCCCTCAAAGGGCCGCTCGCAGCGCCGGTGGCCGCCGCCTGCGGAGCTGTCCTGCTGCTGTCAGGCTGCGCCGCCGGCCCCGCGCAGAGTGCCGCCGAAAGCTCTGCCAGTCCCTCCCCGCTTGAGGGGACCGCAGAACCGACCGAGCTTCGCGCCCCTGAGCCGCGCCTGGTCTTCACCTACGCTGGCGGTGTCGGAGTGCTGGACGCGGCAACCCTTAAGCCCGCGGGGGACGTTGCAATGGAGGGCTACAACCGCATCAGCCCTGCGGGGGACGGCCGCCACGTCCTGGTGGCGGCGGGCGACTCGTTCCGCGTTCTCGATGCCGGCACCTGGACCGAGCAGCATGGCGACCATGGCCATTCCTATGCCGCCCAGCCAGCACTGACGGATCACGCGTTCGGGGCTAGCAAGCCGGGCCATGTGGTGCGGCACGCGGGCAGGACCGTCCTCTTCAGTGATGGGTCCGGCAAGGTGGAGTCCTTTGAATCGGCCGCCCTCGGAGCCCTGGCGGATGACGGGCTTCCGGAGACGGCGACCTACACCGCGCCCGAAGCCCACCACGGCGTGGCTGTGGAACTGGATGACGGCAAGCTGCTGGTGACAGTGGGGGACGAGAATGCCCGCAGCGCCGTGGCCCTCCTGGGGCAGGCCGCAGGCCAGGACCGCAAGGAGATCCTCCGGAGCCCGAACTGCCCTGGCGTCCACGGTGAGGCGGTGGCTGGCGAAAGTACCGTGATCTTCGGATGCGAGGACGGGATGCTGATATTCAAGGACGGCAAGTTCGCCAAGGTCTCCAGCCCGGACGCCTATGGCAGGATGGGCAACCAGGCCGGCTCGCCGGCGTCGCCTGTGGTGCTGGGCGACTACAAGGTGGACAAGGAAGCGGTACCGGAGCGGCCCACCAGGATTTCACTAGTGAACACCGACACAAAGGTTCTGAAGCTGGTGGAACTAGGGACCAGCTATTCCTTCCGGTCGCTGGGACGCGGGCCGGCCGGGAAGGCGCTGGTCCTCGGCACCGACGGCGCGCTGCATGTTCTCAACCCGCTGACCGGCGCCACCGAGTCCACGATTCCCGTCGTGCCGGCCTGGCAGGAGCCCGAGGCGTGGCAGGACCCGCGGCCCACCTTGTACGTCCAGGGCTCCATGGCCTACGTAACCGAACCGGCCACGCGGAAACTGCACGCCGTTGACCTGAAGGCGGGAAAGATCGTCCGCACAGCAACGCTGGCCCACACGCCGGATGAACTGACGGGCGTCACTGGCTGA
- the dnaB gene encoding replicative DNA helicase — translation MSVTHLDSIEGTRESEGSRKPPQDIPAEQSVLGGMMLSKDAIADVVEILRGQDFYRPAHETIYEAVIDLYGRGEPADAVTVSDELTKRGEINRIGGPAYLHELIQTVPTAANAGYYAEIVAERAVLRRLVNAGTKIVQLGYGQDGEVEDLVNQAQAEVYAVAERRTAEDYVVLKDVMESTVDEIEASGHRGEGMVGVPTGFYELDELTHGLHPGQMIVIAARPAVGKSTFALDFARSAAIKNNLSTVMFSLEMGRNEIAMRLLSAEATIGLQDLRKGTIKDEQWSKIATTMGRMNDAPLFIDDSPNMSLMEIRAKCRRLKQQHDLKLVILDYLQLMSSGKKVESRQQEVSEFSRALKLLAKELQVPVIALSQLNRGSEQRQDKRPMVSDLRESGSIEQDADMVILLHREDVYDKESPRAGEADILVAKHRNGPTKDIVVAFQGHYSRFANMAGDAGGGGGF, via the coding sequence TTGTCAGTTACGCACCTGGACTCAATCGAAGGTACCCGCGAATCCGAAGGCAGCCGTAAACCTCCCCAGGATATCCCCGCCGAACAGTCCGTCCTGGGCGGCATGATGCTTTCCAAGGACGCCATTGCGGACGTGGTTGAGATCCTACGTGGGCAGGACTTCTACCGCCCTGCCCACGAAACCATCTATGAGGCCGTCATCGACCTCTATGGCCGCGGAGAACCCGCGGATGCCGTCACCGTGTCCGACGAGCTGACCAAGCGCGGCGAGATCAACCGGATCGGCGGACCGGCCTACCTCCATGAGCTCATTCAGACGGTACCCACGGCCGCGAACGCAGGCTACTACGCCGAGATTGTGGCCGAGCGCGCCGTGCTCCGGCGGCTGGTCAATGCCGGCACCAAGATCGTGCAGCTCGGGTACGGGCAGGACGGCGAAGTCGAAGACCTGGTCAACCAGGCCCAGGCGGAGGTCTACGCGGTCGCCGAGCGCCGCACGGCGGAAGACTACGTCGTCCTGAAGGACGTCATGGAGTCCACGGTGGATGAGATCGAAGCCTCCGGCCACCGCGGCGAGGGCATGGTGGGCGTTCCCACCGGCTTCTACGAGCTGGACGAGCTGACGCACGGGCTGCATCCGGGCCAGATGATCGTCATTGCCGCCCGGCCCGCCGTGGGTAAGTCCACCTTCGCGCTGGACTTTGCCCGCTCGGCTGCCATCAAGAACAACCTCAGCACGGTGATGTTCTCGCTGGAAATGGGGCGCAACGAGATCGCCATGCGCCTCCTGTCGGCCGAGGCCACCATCGGCCTTCAGGACCTTCGCAAGGGCACCATCAAGGATGAGCAGTGGTCCAAGATTGCCACCACCATGGGGCGCATGAATGATGCCCCGCTGTTCATTGATGACAGCCCCAACATGTCCCTCATGGAGATCCGGGCCAAGTGCCGCCGCCTCAAGCAGCAGCACGACCTCAAACTCGTGATCCTTGACTACCTGCAGCTCATGAGTTCGGGCAAGAAGGTGGAGTCCCGCCAGCAGGAAGTCTCCGAGTTCTCCCGTGCGCTGAAGCTGCTCGCGAAGGAACTCCAGGTCCCCGTCATCGCGCTGTCGCAGCTGAACCGTGGTTCTGAACAGCGCCAGGACAAGCGCCCCATGGTCTCGGACCTGCGTGAATCCGGATCCATCGAGCAGGACGCCGACATGGTGATTCTGCTGCACCGCGAGGACGTCTATGACAAGGAGTCCCCGCGGGCCGGCGAGGCAGACATCCTCGTGGCCAAACACCGTAACGGCCCCACCAAGGACATCGTGGTCGCCTTCCAGGGCCATTACTCGCGGTTCGCCAACATGGCTGGGGATGCCGGCGGAGGCGGCGGCTTCTAG
- a CDS encoding TFIIB-type zinc ribbon-containing protein has product MKCPIDSSDLVMSERSGVEIDYCPQCRGVWLDRGELDKVIDRVNAGAPAAPPAPVLPTPASPAPGMVPPPLYRNVEPRRDQPRYDDRSYGKGYDRDHDRRRHKKKEGWLGDLFDF; this is encoded by the coding sequence ATGAAATGTCCCATTGATTCTTCAGACCTGGTAATGAGCGAACGCAGCGGCGTGGAAATCGACTACTGCCCGCAGTGCCGGGGTGTGTGGCTGGACCGCGGCGAACTGGACAAGGTCATCGACCGGGTCAACGCGGGGGCTCCGGCGGCACCTCCGGCGCCCGTTCTCCCTACTCCGGCCTCACCCGCGCCCGGCATGGTTCCTCCGCCGCTGTACCGCAACGTCGAACCGCGGCGTGACCAGCCGCGCTACGACGACCGCAGCTACGGCAAGGGATACGACCGCGACCATGACCGCCGCCGCCACAAGAAGAAGGAAGGCTGGCTGGGGGACCTGTTCGACTTCTAG